Proteins from one Cyclopterus lumpus isolate fCycLum1 chromosome 11, fCycLum1.pri, whole genome shotgun sequence genomic window:
- the smim12 gene encoding small integral membrane protein 12, producing MWPLFWMAARTYGPYVTFPVAFVVGAVGYHLEWFIRGTPKPREVKSILELREDRKLEEQEGMDSTQVLSLKEKLEFTPRAALNRNRPEKS from the coding sequence ATGTGGCCTCTCTTTTGGATGGCGGCACGGACCTACGGCCCTTACGTCACCTTCCCTGTGGCCTTTGTAGTGGGAGCAGTGGGCTACCACCTGGAGTGGTTTATCAGGGGGACCCCTAAACCCCGAGAGGTGAAGAGCATCCTGGAGCTGAGGGAGGACAGGAAGCTGGAAGAACAAGAGGGTATGGACAGCACCCAGGTGCTTAGCCTGAAAGAGAAACTGGAGTTCACGCCGAGAGCCGCTCTGAACCGGAACCGACCTGAGAAGAGCTAA
- the cx39.4 gene encoding connexin 39.4, with translation MSRADWSYLEHLLEEGQEYSTGIGRVWLTVLFLFRMLVLGTAAESAWDDEQADFVCNTRQPGCTAVCYDKAFPISHFRYFVLQVIFVSTPTIFYFGYVAVMAGKDKEKEEEEAEKCAGGGKRGGRAIEKDNAQEKEKQGGVGKGRRAEKVPPDAPKLKGRLLCAYTFSILSKVLLEVGFILGLWFLYDGFFIAAKFECTWSPCPHTVDCFVSRPTEKTIFTIYTQVIAAISLLLNLAELLQLAVSHRLQKYYRTQHHDYLPRSEQAPAGEEARKLQTDSSKSYKAGGHVSPPMLDEATCFPNPCESYGNLAIEVNWGPGEAGSDLLPSYVNCMGAMKTPRSQRVHYKAHAQHTVKNTRSAHKAHSKQKHYV, from the coding sequence ATGTCCAGAGCTGACTGGTCCTACCTGGAGCACCTGCTCGAGGAGGGCCAGGAGTATTCGACAGGCATTGGCCGTGTCTGGCTTACCGTGCTCTTCCTGTTTCGCATGCTCGTACTGGGAACAGCCGCTGAATCGGCCTGGGATGACGAGCAAGCAGACTTTGTCTGCAACACGCGGCAACCCGGCTGCACTGCTGTGTGCTACGACAAAGCCTTCCCCATCTCCCACTTTCGCTACTTTGTCCTCCAAGTCATCTTCGTCTCCACGCCGACCATCTTCTACTTTGGATATGTAGCTGTAATGGCTGGCAAGGAcaaggaaaaagaggaggaggaggcagagaaatgTGCTGGCGGAGGTAAAAGGGGAGGGAGAGCAATAGAAAAGGACAATGcacaagagaaagagaaacaagggGGCGTTGGGAAAGGTCGACGAGCTGAGAAGGTCCCACCTGACGCTCCTAAACTGAAAGGGAGGTTGCTGTGTGCGTATACATTCAGCATCCTGTCCAAAGTCCTCCTGGAGGTTGGCTTCATCCTAGGGCTGTGGTTCCTTTACGATGGCTTCTTCATCGCAGCGAAGTTTGAGTGCACATGGTCCCCTTGTCCTCACACCGTGGACTGCTTTGTCTCTCGACCCACGGAGAAGACGATCTTCACCATCTACACTCAGGTGATCGCTGCCATCTCCCTGCTCCTCAACCTCGCCGAGCTCCTTCAGCTTGCCGTCTCCCATCGGCTGCAGAAATACTATCGTACCCAGCATCACGACTACTTACCTCGGTCAGAGCAGGCCCcggctggagaggaggctcgcAAACTTCAGACGGATTCGTCCAAGTCTTACAAAGCAGGGGGCCATGTCAGCCCCCCCATGCTGGACGAGGCTACGTGCTTCCCAAACCCCTGTGAGAGCTACGGGAATCTGGCCATTGAGGTGAACTGGGGACCCGGGGAGGCGGGGAGTGACCTGCTTCCCAGTTACGTGAACTGCATGGGGGCCATGAAGACGCCGCGTTCCCAGAGAGTCCATTATAAGGCGCACGCACAGCACACTGTGAAGAACACTAGAAGTGCCCATAAAGCACACTCAAAGCAGAAGCATTATGTATGA